One genomic region from Eremothecium gossypii ATCC 10895 chromosome I, complete sequence encodes:
- the ATG29 gene encoding Atg29p (Syntenic homolog of Saccharomyces cerevisiae YPL166W (ATG29)) — MNSKNTIVYVKVPGRQREGFVDPPPFEWNQHQDRKLWAHISTIEDKDDIDWQLLSNQTNAPEFFIRKRVYQLFRVHLKSIEQEIYSHTSADRAPNRSSQAGDEPAASVGVLNGYGQNINDIHDLSSLQTPPTCRGKANKDEDGGNSSGISELSSLSVSKSALEEALMDRLQL; from the coding sequence ATGAACAGCAAGAATACGATAGTATACGTCAAAGTACCTGGACGGCAACGGGAGGGCTTTGTGGATCCACCTCCTTTTGAATGGAACCAGCATCAGGATCGTAAACTATGGGCGCATATCTCAACTATAGAAGATAAGGATGATATCGATTGGCAACTGCTGTCAAACCAGACTAATGCACCCGAGTTCTTCATCCGCAAGAGAGTGTATCAGCTTTTCCGCGTGCATTTAAAATCAATCGAGCAAGAAATATATTCACATACAAGTGCGGATAGAGCCCCCAATCGCTCTTCGCAAGCGGGAGACGAACCTGCAGCAAGTGTTGGAGTTTTGAATGGTTATGGACAAAATATAAACGATATCCACGATCTAAGTAGTCTACAGACACCTCCCACTTGCCGTGGGAAGGCGAATAAGGATGAGGATGGAGGAAACAGTTCTGGAATCAGTGAACTGTCAAGTTTAAGCGTGAGCAAGTCTGCATTGGAAGAGGCATTAATGGATCGACTGCAACTCTAG
- the APC5 gene encoding anaphase promoting complex subunit 5 (Syntenic homolog of Saccharomyces cerevisiae YOR249C (APC5)), translated as MAPSEHQIYQHIQLTKWYDPHDVSSLLLVLFYALGTIAIKPDILLRVLDPTGIRSIYAYEKDLDLNATIKLPNLECLVQFLIDADEEAAALTLIAALEQIPSMHGLIQLLTFFKNRVVIDSMCDIPDPYFKRGISKKSVFYMLLSRKFRGFTDIYLSGDMTQKWRELHSYRAQFKTTKLWQAVNTKLPQKSAFLGKVFNESDDNTLPLPTIQTGEEEHHVYPWILTTRERYEQLVNMELTKLNSCTNPDLSIAEELVRYTSLNQKTTFPSVLMVQYTISLLNKNYQESQDLLFRIFDYAGSSFESSQTYDSASGPLFNSFMLSHLFRACGTPQAAVKRIENVVKLVREHGSLTGVQPMLYSLFIFLKDYPHLSDNLQSAVAQLKKYFENTARNSLNSIKFLYSIESLLQLTYDAHIPQGLANAYKTRMLCMLDDKSRHIESVDPFIKTTEIWNRIGIEEIPPCYATYANTSSDFSNYRGAYSEVVQSLVSGDDAPLYSLDIGAWPYSEQQKVKQLKIRYLKKLGELDEAMNLVNVYIEDTRSKIIDKFWEFEFMKEKVYLLFECGMAARSINFITEMIGTAEKAKNAYQLTQCFILLSTALVALRKYDMAVQLMRGNMYTVFQFGQRELEKEFMNKYIEAMRNATCQTKGVTIDQLQVLQSKYMAA; from the coding sequence ATGGCACCCAGCGAGCATCAAATATATCAGCATATCCAATTGACGAAGTGGTATGATCCGCATGATGTTTCTAGTCTTCTATTGGTATTGTTCTACGCCCTAGGGACGATTGCAATTAAGCCAGATATTTTACTTCGCGTGCTAGATCCTACAGGCATACGAAGCATATATGCCTATGAAAAAGACTTAGACTTGAATGCTACAATTAAACTCCCGAATCTCGAATGTTTGGTTCAGTTTCTTATTGACGCGGATGAGGAGGCAGCTGCGCTGACCTTAATTGCGGCATTGGAGCAAATTCCTAGCATGCACGGGCTTATTCAGTTGCTTACATTCTTCAAGAACAGAGTGGTGATTGATTCTATGTGCGACATACCAGATCCGTACTTTAAACGTGGCATTAGTAAAAAGTCTGTGTTTTACATGTTATTGTCCAGGAAATTCCGAGGATTCACTGACATCTATCTCAGTGGTGATATGACCCAGAAGTGGCGTGAGCTCCACAGCTATCGTGCCCAGTTTAAGACTACGAAGCTCTGGCAGGCAGTGAATACAAAACTTCCACAGAAAAGTGCCTTTCTCGGCAAGGTCTTCAATGAATCTGACGATAATACGTTACCTCTACCAACAATACAAACTGGGGAAGAAGAACATCATGTCTATCCATGGATACTCACCACACGTGAACGCTATGAGCAACTAGTCAACATGGAACTTACAAAACTTAACTCTTGCACAAACCCGGATTTAAGCATCGCCGAGGAGTTGGTAAGGTACACAAGCTTGAACCAGAAGACTACATTCCCCAGTGTCCTAATGGTCCAATATACGATTTCCCTGCTTAATAAAAATTATCAGGAAAGCCAAGACCTTCTGTTTAGGATATTTGACTATGCTGGGTCCAGTTTTGAATCTTCGCAGACATATGACTCCGCAAGTGGACCGTTGTTTAATTCTTTTATGTTAAGCCATTTATTTCGTGCATGTGGGACTCCTCAGGCTGCAGTAAAGAGGATAGAAAATGTGGTAAAATTAGTACGGGAGCACGGGTCCCTGACTGGTGTACAACCGATGTTATATTCCCTTTTTATCTTTCTCAAGGACTATCCCCACCTATCCGATAACTTACAGTCTGCTGTTGCGCAGCTAAAGAAATACTTTGAGAACACAGCCCGCAACTCTTTGAACAGTATTAAGTTCTTATACTCCATCGAGTCATTATTGCAGTTGACGTATGATGCTCATATTCCTCAAGGTTTAGCCAATGCCTACAAGACCAGAATGTTGTGTATGTTGGACGATAAAAGCCGGCATATTGAGAGTGTTGATCCGTTTATTAAAACAACTGAGATATGGAACCGAATAGGAATTGAAGAAATTCCTCCTTGTTACGCTACATATGCTAATACGAGCTCCGATTTTTCCAACTACCGAGGGGCATATTCTGAGGTGGTTCAATCCTTGGTAAGTGGAGATGATGCGCCACTCTATTCTCTTGACATTGGCGCTTGGCCGTATTCTGAGCAGCAAAAGGTTAAGCAATTAAAAATCAGGTACCTCAAAAAATTGGGTGAGCTTGATGAAGCCATGAATCTAGTTAATGTCTATATCGAGGATACTAGGTCAAAAATAATCGACAAATTCTGGGAGTTTGAATTCATGAAAGAAAAGGTCTATTTACTATTTGAATGCGGCATGGCTGCACGCTCTATCAACTTTATCACGGAAATGATTGGCACTGCGGAAAAGGCCAAAAATGCATATCAACTCACACAATGTTTTATCCTGCTTTCAACAGCTTTAGTAGCATTACGGAAATATGATATGGCAGTACAATTAATGAGGGGAAACATGTACACGGTGTTTCAATTTGGGCAAAGGGAATTGGAGAAGGAGTTTATGAACAAATATATTGAGGCAATGAGAAACGCAACGTGCCAAACCAAAGGTGTCACCATAGACCAACTACAAGTGTTACAATCCAAGTACATGGCCGCTTAA
- the CLP1 gene encoding cleavage polyadenylation factor subunit CLP1 (Syntenic homolog of Saccharomyces cerevisiae YOR250C (CLP1)), giving the protein MSAIQSTQELLQPIGFDTPVAESKTVLLSPGKEWRARIPAESKLTIKIVYGIAELFGTELANGVEYTIQCANIAVYSVDHVKLEWKSLDELETTVSPDTNMPYLYNLHFALEKMRLSSFDGPRILVVGKASSGKTSLCKILCSYALKSKAYTPIYVNLNPQEGAFSPPGFLTATPISDILDVESTMWGQSMTTGATKLHNKQPMVKNFGLEMIAENRPLYMEVLGQLAQTVDGRLKNDPLVRRSGVIVDSPPLQHLDESYTELEVAITKFNIKTLVVCAPDDSLAVELSDRFQTLVRSIVRIPTSRGICNIDDVARRALQRSQIREYFYGNGSTVLSPYTIGVDLLDAVVWRPKSSLTIDMSKTSPNMVELERVEVTAANLQHALVAITYAPRKSTAEEVFRSGVLGVALITEVNDAKRKMRILLPVPGRLPDKAMILTAYRYLE; this is encoded by the coding sequence ATGAGCGCAATACAAAGCACGCAAGAATTACTGCAGCCTATTGGGTTTGATACACCTGTTGCTGAGTCGAAAACAGTACTGCTGTCGCCAGGTAAAGAATGGAGGGCGCGTATACCCGCAGAATCCAAGCTTACGATAAAGATCGTCTATGGTATTGCAGAATTATTTGGTACGGAACTGGCTAATGGAGTTGAATACACAATACAATGCGCAAATATTGCGGTGTATAGTGTTGACCATGTTAAACTAGAGTGGAAGAGCCTTGATGAACTGGAAACGACAGTATCGCCAGACACCAATATGCCCTATCTGTATAACCTGCATTTCGCGCTGGAAAAGATGAGGTTATCCAGCTTCGATGGCCCGCGTATTCTGGTGGTCGGGAAGGCTTCTAGCGGAAAGACAAGTCTCTGCAAGATTCTTTGTTCCTATGCATTGAAGAGTAAAGCGTACACGCCGATATATGTCAACCTGAACCCACAAGAGGGCGCTTTTTCGCCGCCCGGCTTTCTGACTGCGACCCCAATTTCTGACATCCTGGATGTCGAATCGACCATGTGGGGTCAGAGTATGACAACTGGTGCCACCAAACTACACAATAAACAACCCATGGTTAAGAACTTTGGGCTGGAGATGATTGCCGAAAACAGGCCCCTATACATGGAGGTACTCGGACAGTTAGCACAGACTGTAGATGGCCGACTGAAGAATGATCCCCTTGTCCGCCGCTCTGGCGTTATTGTCGATTCACCACCATTACAGCATCTGGATGAGTCTTATACTGAGTTGGAGGTCGCCATTACAAAGTTCAATATAAAAACGCTAGTTGTATGCGCGCCGGACGACAGCCTGGCTGTGGAACTCAGCGACAGATTCCAGACACTAGTTCGCTCTATTGTTCGCATTCCAACTAGCAGAGGTATTTGCAACATCGATGATGTTGCACGGAGAGCATTGCAACGCAGCCAGATCAGAGAATACTTCTATGGGAATGGCTCAACTGTCCTCAGTCCATATACCATTGGTGTTGACCTATTAGACGCTGTAGTTTGGCGGCCCAAAAGTTCCCTAACCATTGATATGTCGAAAACAAGTCCAAACATGGTCGAACTAGAGCGTGTCGAAGTCACGGCCGCGAATTTACAACATGCTCTCGTCGCAATTACTTATGCCCCGCGCAAAAGTACTGCAGAAGAAGTATTCAGAAGTGGTGTCCTTGGCGTAGCATTGATAACCGAAGTCAACGACGCCAAGCGCAAAATGAGAATCTTGCTTCCTGTACCTGGTAGGCTTCCGGATAAGGCTATGATACTCACCGCATATAGGTATTTGGAATGA
- the SET6 gene encoding Set6p (Syntenic homolog of Saccharomyces cerevisiae YPL165C (SET6)) — protein sequence MEPAHIQIQISELFEVKLTDYGGRACFARQSQQRGDTVLKLTQALGSSIAYEYRKEVCHFCFAYDAGAVMKTKIGHAEARFQPSITGASSFGGGGLRFCSEICKNAYMQMESAEELVEAFETLLQAFQRSNKRRNTDLQDDDCGNAVITEAIIEERWRYVENEWTPKLSAMKPSKRHLMIPAIDEEVYSCARFVTECLFRLKHLPNESTMYQAFDQLQSNELQKITEFPVLLEFQLKVYKFLKVVLPIGLRDLLSSALFRKILGSEYGNSFGIWEQNEGNYSRDYLGYWVLPEASYFNHSCAPNLAKKRVGREMYFVLTSDVAAGEQLCIDYKGILDLPVVERRNILHSNWFFDCACERCALELQSIH from the coding sequence ATGGAGCCGGCACACATCCAAATCCAGATCTCAGAATTATTTGAGGTCAAGCTAACGGACTACGGCGGCAGAGCGTGCTTTGCGCGGCAGAgccagcagcgcggggATACGGTCCTGAAACTGACGCAAGCACTGGGGTCCTCTATAGCATATGAATACCGGAAGGAGGTTTGCCACTTTTGCTTTGCGTATGATGCTGGAGCTGTCATGAAGACGAAAATAGGACATGCGGAGGCAAGATTTCAACCATCTATCACCGGCGCCAGCAGTTTCGGCGGAGGCGGCCTCCGATTTTGCTCGGAAATATGCAAGAACGCATATATGCAGATGGAGTCCGCCGAagagctggtggaggcCTTTGAAACTTTGCTGCAGGCTTTTCAGAGAAGCAACAAGCGCAGAAATACGGATCTCCAAGACGATGACTGCGGGAACGCTGTCATCACGGAAGCAATTATAGAAGAAAGATGGCGGTATGTAGAAAACGAATGGACTCCAAAATTATCTGCAATGAAGCCGAGCAAACGGCATCTGATGATTCCTGCGATTGACGAAGAGGTTTACTCGTGTGCAAGATTTGTTACTGAATGCCTGTTCAGGCTAAAACATCTGCCAAATGAATCAACCATGTACCAAGCTTTCGACCAGTTGCAATCCAATGAGCTACAGAAAATAACTGAATTTCCTGTACTTCTAGAGTTCCAACTAAAAGTGTACAAGTTCTTAAAAGTAGTACTTCCGATTGGTCTGCGAGATCTGCTCTCATCGGCGCTTTTCCGTAAAATATTGGGCAGTGAATACGGGAACTCGTTCGGGATCTGGGAACAGAACGAGGGGAATTATAGTAGAGATTACCTGGGATATTGGGTCCTCCCGGAAGCTTCCTATTTCAACCATTCATGCGCTCCAAATTTGGCCAAAAAGAGAGTTGGGCGTGAGATGTATTTCGTGCTGACTTCTGACGTTGCTGCTGGTGAGCAACTGTGTATTGACTATAAGGGGATACTGGACTTACCGGTGGTTGAAAGGCGCAATATATTACACAGCAACTGGTTCTTTGACTGCGCTTGCGAGCGCTGCGCTCTAGAGTTGCAGTCGATCCATTAA
- the TUM1 gene encoding thiosulfate sulfurtransferase (Syntenic homolog of Saccharomyces cerevisiae YOR251C (TUM1)), with product MSLYSLITPKAFSELLHRNTGKRIVPVDATWYMADKERDLAKKEFMELERIHNAIFFDIDVFMDQKSPYPHMLPSLETFNEEMGKLGIREDDILVVYDRCSNFSASRAAWELTTLGHETVFLLTGLNAYKEEGYPLDITQVDSVTPYEPTSYTSCTSHAKEQVITYEELHHLVETGEIKHYNFFDMRTLPRFLGEAPDPRPGVPSGHVPGAQPMPYAEVLEGGNYSNTVEGIQSRIAASLSEHGTRLDCSKHSIVMCGSGVTACTVKTAFEACGYVPVRLYDGSWSEWGRRAEPRYIAIGRDW from the coding sequence ATGTCATTATACAGTCTAATAACACCAAAGGCTTTTTCTGAGCTTCTACACAGGAACACTGGAAAACGGATTGTTCCTGTTGATGCAACATGGTACATGGCCGACAAGGAGCGGGATCTTGCCAAGAAGGAGTTTATGGAGTTGGAGAGAATACACAATGCTATTTTCTTTGACATAGACGTCTTTATGGACCAGAAGTCGCCATACCCTCACATGTTGCCGAGCTTGGAAACATTCAACGAGGAGATGGGTAAGTTGGGCATCCGGGAGGATGACATCTTAGTTGTTTACGATAGATGCAGCAACTTCAGCGCCTCCCGAGCCGCCTGGGAACTTACCACCTTGGGCCACGAAACTGTTTTCTTGCTCACGGGCCTCAACGCTTACAAAGAGGAAGGGTACCCACTAGATATCACCCAAGTGGACTCCGTAACGCCATACGAGCCTACTTCTTACACCTCGTGCACCAGCCATGCAAAGGAGCAGGTAATTACCTATGAGGAATTGCATCACTTGGTTGAGACGGGCGAAATCAAGCACTACAACTTCTTCGACATGCGGACGCTACCCCGCTTTTTGGGCGAGGCGCCTGACCCTCGGCCTGGCGTCCCTTCGGGCCATGTTCCCGGAGCTCAGCCCATGCCGTACGCTGAGGTCCTCGAGGGCGGTAACTACTCGAACACGGTTGAGGGTATTCAGAGCCGGATCGCCGCATCGTTGTCAGAGCATGGGACCCGGTTGGATTGCTCGAAGCACAGTATTGTGATGTGCGGTAGTGGTGTTACTGCCTGTACTGTCAAGACTGCTTTTGAAGCCTGCGGATATGTTCCGGTTCGTCTATATGACGGATCGTGGAGCGAATGGGGTCGCAGAGCGGAGCCTCGCTATATTGCGATCGGTAGGGATTGGTAA